A window of Heptranchias perlo isolate sHepPer1 chromosome 27, sHepPer1.hap1, whole genome shotgun sequence contains these coding sequences:
- the LOC137344563 gene encoding glutathione S-transferase Mu 5-like, whose protein sequence is MVMTLGYWDIRGLAQPIRLLLEYTGTAYEEKFYSCGEAPNYDRSCWFDVKLKLGLDFPNLPYLIDGKVKISQSNAIMRYIARKHSLDGKTEDEKIRVDLLENQAMDFRMGLVRIAYDPNFENLKADYLKGLPSSLKQFSDFLGKRPWFAGDTISFVDFLLYELFDEHRVFVPKCLDEFQNLKDFVTHFEALEKIAAYMKSDRFMKGPFNNKMAKWGNKP, encoded by the exons ATGGTGATGACACTGGGCTACTGGGACATCCGCGGG TTGGCGCAGCCAATTCGCTTGCTTTTGGAGTATACTGGAACAGCGTACGAAGAGAAATTCTATTCATGTGGAGAAG CTCCAAATTATGACCGGAGCTGCTGGTTTGATGTGAAGTTGAAGCTTGGACTGGATTTCCCAAAT CTTCCTTATTTGATTGATGGAAAAGTTAAAATTTCTCAGAGCAATGCTATCATGCGCTATATTGCAAGGAAACACAGCCTTG ATGGCAAGACTGAGGATGAAAAGATCCGTGTCGATTTGTTGGAGAACCAGGCGATGGATTTCCGCATGGGCTTGGTCCGCATCGCGTACGACCCTAACTTT GAAAATCTGAAGGCGGATTATCTGAAAGGCTTACCAAGCTCATTGAAGCAGTTCTCTGACTTCTTGGGGAAAAGACCTTGGTTTGCGGGCGACACG ATCTCTTTTGTAGATTTTCTATTGTACGAACTCTTTGATGAACATCGTGTGTTTGTACCCAAGTGTTTGGATGagtttcaaaacctgaaggatttTGTCACTCATTTTGAG GCTTTAGAGAAGATTGCAGCATACATGAAATCTGACCGCTTTATGAAGGGTCCATTCAATAACAAGATGGCCAAGTGGGGCAACAAACCCTGA